Proteins from one Chroococcidiopsis sp. CCMEE 29 genomic window:
- the grpE gene encoding nucleotide exchange factor GrpE, protein MIDEEKIDNTADRQSDTSEDKQEMMSEATAETMNLNQEGTETTAQAAAANPPSAPATEENATAAAPMAEAEYQAVLSEMTQQIESLRGQLEERSSQYMRIAADFDNFRKRNQKEKEDLEQQVKRNTIMELLPVVDNFERARSHLKPQTDAEMSIHKSYQSVYKQLVDGLKRLGVSAMRPEGKEFDPSLHEAVMRQPTNEHPEGTVLEELVRGYFLGDRVLRHAMVKVAAATEEVIETSEEENPSSSAPLQ, encoded by the coding sequence ATGATTGACGAGGAAAAGATAGATAACACAGCAGATCGGCAGAGTGATACCTCAGAGGATAAGCAGGAAATGATGAGCGAGGCAACAGCTGAAACAATGAATTTGAATCAAGAGGGTACTGAGACAACCGCTCAAGCGGCAGCAGCTAATCCACCAAGCGCTCCTGCTACAGAGGAAAATGCCACGGCAGCGGCTCCAATGGCAGAAGCTGAATACCAAGCAGTATTATCTGAGATGACTCAGCAAATAGAATCGCTCAGAGGTCAGTTGGAAGAGCGTTCCAGCCAGTACATGCGGATTGCAGCAGATTTTGACAATTTCCGCAAGCGCAATCAAAAAGAAAAGGAAGACTTAGAGCAGCAGGTAAAGCGGAACACAATTATGGAATTACTCCCAGTAGTGGATAATTTTGAGCGGGCGCGATCGCACCTCAAGCCGCAAACTGATGCTGAGATGAGTATCCACAAAAGCTACCAAAGTGTTTACAAGCAACTGGTGGATGGTCTCAAGCGCTTGGGTGTCTCCGCCATGCGACCTGAGGGCAAGGAATTTGACCCCAGCTTACATGAAGCCGTGATGCGACAGCCAACAAACGAGCACCCTGAAGGGACTGTGCTAGAAGAGTTAGTTAGAGGATATTTCTTAGGCGATCGCGTCCTCCGCCACGCGATGGTTAAAGTGGCTGCTGCTACTGAAGAAGTGATAGAAACCTCAGAAGAAGAAAATCCTTCAAGCTCGGCACCGCTGCAATAG
- a CDS encoding GspE/PulE family protein — MTYSSTPRRALIVKNDFSPFGNKLIETGYVNNEQMKQALSESRQSGRPLPEVLESLTGRQLPPDLLRQYKKQQLFELKILYGVEFLDPEISQIPTNQIGSLIENLIPIDICRRYRLLPLSQNATQPPSVLVAMVEPDNLDAQDNLNRILRPRGLGLQRMVITLEDFQKLLSKYLDEQVEQQKQLEFQKSVDVKSDLEGLDLQDIPDDVDADLGAAVQDAAAAPVIALVNKILVKALQEKVSDIHIEPQEEYLRIRFRKDGVLRQAFDPLPKQIVPAVTARFKIIADLDIAERRMPQDGRIRRVFEGRKVDFRVSTLPSRYGEKVVLRILDNSATQLGLDKLISDPDSLEVVRDMARRPFGLLLVTGPTGSGKSTTLYSVLAERNEPGVNISTAEDPIEYSLPGITQVQVIREKGMDFASILRSFLRQDPDVILVGETRDRETAKTAIEAALTGHLVLTTLHTNDAAGAIARLDEMGVEPFMVSGALLGVVAQRLVRRVCSQCRIAYTPSTTELARFGLSSSQDLAVTFYKANSLQPEEIQVARANNQLCSNCNGVGYKGRCGVYEVMKITERLQELITKGAPTEHIKEVAVEDGMKTLLAYSLDLVHQGHTTLEEVERVTFTDSGLEAEMKAKRKSSLECKTCYAELKPEWLECPYCMTPRFQD, encoded by the coding sequence ATGACTTACTCCTCAACACCGCGGCGAGCCCTAATTGTCAAGAATGACTTTTCTCCCTTCGGCAATAAACTAATTGAGACTGGGTATGTCAATAACGAGCAAATGAAGCAGGCTCTAAGCGAAAGCCGTCAGTCTGGGAGACCACTGCCGGAGGTTTTAGAATCTCTGACTGGGCGACAACTGCCACCCGATTTGCTTAGGCAATATAAGAAACAACAGCTATTTGAACTCAAAATTCTCTACGGCGTTGAATTTCTCGATCCTGAAATTAGCCAAATTCCCACCAATCAGATAGGAAGCCTGATTGAAAACTTGATTCCGATTGATATTTGTCGTCGCTATCGCCTGCTTCCCCTATCACAGAACGCTACTCAGCCACCTTCGGTCTTAGTGGCAATGGTCGAGCCTGATAATCTGGATGCCCAGGATAATTTAAACCGAATTCTGCGCCCTCGAGGCTTGGGGTTGCAACGGATGGTGATTACCTTGGAAGACTTTCAGAAACTGCTTTCAAAATACCTAGATGAACAAGTTGAACAGCAAAAACAGTTAGAGTTTCAAAAATCAGTTGATGTCAAGTCAGATCTAGAAGGTCTCGACTTGCAAGATATACCTGATGACGTTGATGCCGATTTAGGCGCAGCTGTCCAAGATGCAGCGGCAGCACCCGTAATCGCACTCGTAAATAAAATTCTTGTTAAAGCTTTACAAGAAAAAGTTTCAGATATTCATATTGAACCGCAAGAAGAGTATTTGCGGATTCGGTTTCGCAAGGATGGCGTATTGCGTCAGGCGTTTGACCCGCTACCTAAGCAAATCGTTCCCGCTGTGACCGCCCGATTCAAAATTATTGCCGATCTAGACATTGCTGAACGACGGATGCCTCAGGATGGAAGAATTCGGCGCGTGTTTGAAGGACGTAAGGTGGACTTCCGCGTTAGTACCTTACCTAGCCGTTATGGAGAGAAAGTCGTATTACGGATTTTAGATAACTCTGCTACCCAACTTGGCTTAGATAAGTTAATCAGCGACCCGGACAGCCTGGAGGTTGTCAGAGATATGGCAAGGCGTCCGTTTGGATTGCTGTTAGTAACAGGACCAACCGGTTCTGGTAAATCAACCACTCTGTACTCGGTCTTAGCGGAACGCAACGAGCCGGGGGTGAATATTAGTACAGCTGAAGATCCAATCGAGTATTCGTTACCTGGGATTACTCAGGTACAGGTAATTCGGGAAAAAGGCATGGACTTTGCCTCAATTCTACGCTCTTTTCTGCGGCAAGACCCGGATGTAATTCTGGTGGGTGAGACACGAGATAGAGAAACAGCTAAAACAGCAATCGAGGCGGCATTAACGGGTCACCTCGTGCTGACAACGTTGCACACCAATGATGCTGCTGGTGCGATCGCCCGCTTAGATGAAATGGGTGTAGAGCCGTTCATGGTATCTGGTGCTTTGCTTGGTGTTGTCGCACAGCGCTTGGTCCGGCGAGTCTGTTCTCAGTGTCGCATTGCCTATACTCCCAGTACTACAGAACTAGCCCGATTTGGCTTGTCAAGTTCCCAAGATCTGGCTGTCACCTTCTACAAAGCCAACTCTTTACAACCAGAAGAAATTCAAGTTGCCAGAGCTAACAACCAACTCTGCTCCAACTGTAATGGTGTTGGCTACAAAGGTCGTTGTGGTGTTTATGAAGTGATGAAAATCACCGAACGGCTGCAAGAATTAATCACCAAAGGAGCACCCACAGAGCACATCAAAGAAGTAGCTGTAGAAGATGGGATGAAAACTTTGCTGGCTTACAGCCTCGACTTGGTGCACCAAGGGCACACAACGCTGGAAGAAGTGGAACGTGTGACATTCACTGATTCAGGCCTAGAAGCAGAAATGAAAGCAAAACGCAAGAGTTCTCTTGAATGTAAAACTTGCTATGCCGAATTAAAACCAGAGTGGCTAGAGTGTCCCTATTGCATGACACCTCGTTTTCAAGACTAG
- a CDS encoding type IV pilus twitching motility protein PilT, whose translation MEYMIEDLMEQVIESGGSDLHISAGLPPYIRISGKLTPTEHEPLTPEQCQRLIFSMLNNTQRKNLEQNWELDCSYGVKGLARFRVNVYKDRGTYAACLRALASKIPSMSTLNLPDIVREISEKPRGLVLVTGPTGSGKSTTLASMINNINITRPEHILTVEDPIEFVYEPIKSLIHQRQVGEDTKSFANALRAALREDPDVILVGEMRDLETIQLAISAAETGHLVFGTLHTSSAAQTVDRMVDVFPPEQQQQIRVQLSNSLVAVFSQTLVPRKNPKPGEYGRIMAQEIMIVTPAISNLIREGKTSQIYSAIQTGGKLGMQTLEKVLADLYKAGNISFEAAVSKTSKADELQRLIGGVPPTAGAKPGVSAGVHAR comes from the coding sequence ATGGAATACATGATTGAAGATCTGATGGAGCAAGTAATTGAAAGTGGTGGCTCAGATTTACACATCTCGGCAGGTCTACCACCATACATCCGGATCAGCGGCAAACTAACTCCTACAGAACACGAACCACTGACTCCAGAGCAGTGCCAGCGACTGATTTTTAGTATGCTGAACAACACCCAACGCAAAAACCTGGAGCAGAATTGGGAACTTGATTGCTCCTATGGAGTTAAGGGATTAGCTCGCTTCCGCGTCAACGTTTACAAAGATCGGGGTACCTACGCAGCTTGTTTACGGGCACTGGCTTCCAAAATTCCTAGCATGAGTACCCTGAATTTACCAGATATTGTCCGGGAGATTTCTGAAAAGCCGAGAGGTCTGGTGCTAGTGACTGGACCAACTGGTTCTGGCAAATCAACAACTCTGGCTTCAATGATCAACAATATCAACATCACGCGACCTGAGCATATTCTGACGGTTGAAGACCCAATTGAATTTGTTTATGAACCAATTAAGAGTTTGATCCACCAACGCCAAGTCGGGGAAGATACGAAGAGCTTTGCAAATGCTCTAAGAGCTGCCCTGCGGGAAGACCCAGATGTCATCCTGGTGGGTGAGATGCGAGACCTGGAAACCATTCAGCTAGCAATTTCAGCAGCGGAAACAGGTCATTTGGTATTTGGGACGTTGCACACCAGTTCGGCGGCTCAGACTGTGGACCGGATGGTAGATGTGTTTCCACCTGAGCAGCAACAACAGATCCGCGTCCAGCTGTCAAACTCTCTGGTGGCAGTGTTTAGCCAGACGCTTGTGCCGAGGAAAAACCCTAAACCGGGTGAATATGGTCGAATAATGGCTCAGGAAATCATGATTGTTACCCCCGCGATTTCCAACTTAATTCGGGAAGGCAAAACTTCTCAGATCTACTCAGCAATTCAAACTGGGGGGAAACTGGGTATGCAAACCCTGGAGAAGGTTTTAGCAGACTTGTATAAAGCGGGAAATATATCTTTTGAAGCAGCAGTGTCTAAGACCTCTAAAGCGGATGAATTACAGCGTCTAATTGGTGGTGTTCCCCCAACAGCAGGGGCAAAACCTGGTGTCAGCGCTGGTGTTCATGCCCGATAA
- a CDS encoding type II secretion system F family protein, producing the protein MPTYVARVRDSKGKPKKEKITAKSPGEARSGLRARGFFIQELKQAQEFKLKGNLNLDQLQLALTSVSVKDKAVFSRQFAALVNAGVAIVRSLGVLSEQCSNPKLKKALVAISDDVQQGMNLSEAMRKHPDCFDNLYVSMVQAGEVGGVLDEVMNRLSKLLEDVARLQNQIKAALTYPVAVGILAVLIFIGMTVFLIPIFADIFIQLGTELPALTKFMLWISGILRSWRVLIPIVLFIAGGFAYRQYYRTRVGRETIDRLSLKMPLFGDLIQKSAVARFSRTFGSLTRSGVPILTALEIVRDTAGNQVIANAVDASRKEIQQGGMISLALQKENVFPIMAIQMISIGEETGELDQMLMKVADFYEDEVEQAVKAITSIIEPIMIVVLGGMVGLILVSMYLPMFKVFETLG; encoded by the coding sequence ATGCCGACCTACGTTGCCCGTGTTCGAGACTCGAAAGGAAAACCCAAAAAAGAAAAAATCACTGCCAAATCTCCAGGCGAAGCGCGTTCTGGTTTAAGAGCGCGGGGTTTTTTTATCCAAGAACTTAAACAAGCTCAAGAGTTTAAGTTAAAAGGCAATCTTAACTTGGATCAACTCCAGCTAGCCTTGACAAGTGTATCGGTTAAGGATAAAGCTGTTTTCTCGCGTCAATTTGCTGCCTTAGTCAATGCTGGAGTGGCGATCGTCAGAAGCCTTGGTGTATTGTCTGAGCAGTGCTCCAATCCAAAACTGAAAAAAGCCTTGGTGGCAATTAGTGATGATGTTCAACAGGGGATGAACCTTTCAGAGGCGATGCGTAAGCATCCTGATTGCTTTGATAATTTGTACGTCAGCATGGTTCAAGCTGGTGAAGTTGGGGGCGTCTTAGATGAAGTCATGAATCGCTTATCCAAACTGCTAGAAGATGTTGCCCGACTGCAAAATCAGATTAAAGCGGCATTAACTTACCCCGTTGCAGTGGGAATTTTAGCTGTGCTGATCTTTATCGGTATGACTGTCTTTCTGATCCCGATTTTTGCTGATATTTTTATACAATTAGGAACAGAATTGCCAGCTCTGACGAAGTTCATGCTGTGGATTAGTGGAATTCTCAGAAGTTGGAGAGTTTTGATTCCCATCGTATTATTTATTGCTGGCGGCTTTGCCTATCGACAGTACTACAGAACTCGTGTAGGTCGCGAAACAATTGACCGTCTTTCCCTTAAAATGCCTTTGTTTGGTGACTTAATTCAAAAATCAGCGGTGGCTCGCTTTAGCCGCACTTTTGGATCTTTGACTCGCTCAGGTGTACCAATTCTAACGGCATTGGAAATTGTACGCGATACAGCAGGAAATCAAGTAATTGCTAATGCAGTCGATGCCTCACGGAAAGAAATTCAACAAGGTGGAATGATCAGTCTTGCCTTACAAAAAGAAAATGTTTTCCCGATTATGGCAATTCAGATGATTAGCATTGGTGAGGAGACTGGAGAATTAGACCAAATGCTAATGAAGGTTGCCGATTTCTACGAGGATGAAGTGGAGCAGGCAGTTAAAGCGATTACCAGCATTATCGAACCAATTATGATTGTGGTTTTGGGAGGGATGGTTGGTTTGATTTTAGTTTCGATGTATCTTCCCATGTTTAAAGTCTTTGAAACGCTGGGATAA
- the bioB gene encoding biotin synthase BioB has protein sequence MPKCLTIDLPNWNKLAERSLAGELLTREEALQVLRAPDEVILDQLAAAYRVRRHYWGNRVRLHFLLNAQSGLCPEDCHYCSQSKISAAEIEKYPLLAQEKILSAAERAASLKAGTFCIVLSGRSPGEQTFGKVLDAVREVKTNYNLKICACLGLLSEEQTRRLAEAGVDRVNHNLNTSEDYHSQICTTHTFSDRVATVENVKAAGITTCSGGIIGTGESDDDVINLALSLRELNVTSVPVNFLIPIAGTPFEGLQELNPRRCLRVLCLFRFLLPTQELRIAGGREVHLRSLQPLGLYPANSIFIGDYLTTPGQAARSDLEMIRDAGFVLEAPDGSVLQGDLLD, from the coding sequence ATGCCAAAATGTCTAACAATTGACCTCCCCAACTGGAACAAACTTGCTGAGCGCTCTCTAGCTGGGGAACTGCTCACTCGCGAGGAAGCACTTCAAGTGCTGCGCGCCCCCGATGAAGTAATACTTGACCAACTTGCTGCTGCTTACCGAGTGCGTCGGCACTATTGGGGAAATCGAGTGCGACTGCATTTTTTGTTGAATGCCCAGAGTGGACTTTGCCCAGAGGATTGTCATTACTGCTCACAGTCCAAAATCTCCGCCGCAGAGATCGAGAAGTATCCATTACTGGCTCAGGAAAAGATCCTGAGTGCTGCTGAACGGGCGGCAAGTTTGAAGGCAGGAACCTTTTGTATCGTACTTTCAGGACGCTCTCCTGGAGAGCAAACCTTTGGAAAAGTTTTAGATGCTGTGCGGGAAGTGAAGACAAACTACAACCTGAAGATCTGTGCTTGCCTCGGACTCCTGAGTGAGGAGCAAACGCGGCGGTTGGCGGAGGCAGGAGTAGATCGAGTAAATCACAATCTCAACACCTCAGAAGACTACCACTCCCAAATCTGCACTACCCATACCTTTAGCGATCGCGTAGCAACAGTGGAAAACGTCAAGGCAGCAGGGATTACTACCTGTTCCGGGGGAATTATTGGTACAGGGGAGTCAGACGACGACGTAATTAATCTGGCACTTTCCCTGCGCGAACTGAATGTTACTAGCGTTCCGGTTAATTTTTTGATTCCTATTGCCGGTACTCCCTTTGAGGGACTGCAAGAGCTGAATCCACGCCGATGCCTGCGCGTTCTCTGCCTTTTCCGCTTCCTGCTTCCAACTCAGGAACTTCGGATTGCTGGAGGTCGGGAGGTGCATTTGCGATCGCTCCAACCGCTTGGACTCTACCCAGCAAACTCCATCTTTATCGGGGACTACCTCACCACACCAGGGCAAGCAGCACGCAGCGACTTAGAGATGATCCGCGATGCTGGATTCGTTCTAGAGGCACCCGATGGTTCTGTCTTACAGGGCGATTTGCTTGATTAG
- the bioA gene encoding adenosylmethionine--8-amino-7-oxononanoate transaminase — MSVEEIHPSYPIWHPSTQMKTSPPPLKVVKGQGVMLELEDGRQILDCISSWWVTIHGHSHPILANALYQQAQQLEHVIFAGFTHEPAEQLARKLLNHLPKSLTRVFFSDNGSTAVEVALKMAYQYWYNQGETQRTSFIGFEGGYHGDTLGAMSVGGSTSWWQTFQLLMFSIDVVPFPATFDRDPNVEAHEAQSLETITRLLKQNPDRYAGIFIEPLVQGAAGMRLCRPQFLQELESLARSFDVLLIYDEVMTGFGRTGEFFACLKSATTPDILCLSKGLSGGCLPLAVTLATEDIYRAFYSDDIHKAFLHGHSYTGNPLACATGVASLELLEQNPEFRAIEHQHRYYLEKWLIGHPKVEQLRTCGTIAAMEVRTEDQSSYFNAIGPTLRSRFLEEGFLLRPLGNTIYIMPPYCITPNQLESIYQAIRRVLDTL, encoded by the coding sequence ATGAGCGTTGAAGAAATTCATCCTTCCTACCCTATTTGGCATCCCTCCACTCAAATGAAGACTTCTCCCCCACCACTAAAAGTGGTCAAAGGTCAAGGGGTGATGCTAGAGCTTGAGGATGGACGGCAAATTTTAGACTGTATCTCAAGCTGGTGGGTAACGATTCATGGGCATAGTCATCCCATTCTTGCCAATGCTCTCTACCAGCAAGCCCAGCAATTGGAACATGTTATCTTTGCTGGCTTCACTCACGAACCAGCAGAACAGCTGGCTCGTAAGCTTCTAAATCATTTGCCTAAATCGCTGACACGGGTATTTTTTTCTGATAACGGGTCTACTGCCGTCGAAGTTGCCCTGAAAATGGCTTACCAATACTGGTACAACCAAGGAGAAACACAACGCACTAGCTTTATTGGCTTTGAAGGAGGCTATCACGGCGATACCCTAGGAGCGATGTCAGTAGGGGGCAGTACTTCATGGTGGCAGACTTTTCAACTCCTAATGTTCTCTATAGATGTGGTTCCCTTTCCTGCCACATTTGATCGCGATCCAAATGTCGAAGCTCATGAGGCGCAATCTCTCGAAACGATTACTCGCCTTCTGAAGCAAAATCCCGATCGCTATGCCGGAATTTTCATTGAACCACTGGTGCAAGGAGCCGCAGGGATGCGCCTGTGTCGCCCCCAATTTCTCCAGGAACTTGAAAGTCTTGCCCGCTCTTTTGATGTGCTGTTAATTTATGACGAAGTAATGACTGGCTTTGGGCGCACCGGCGAATTTTTCGCTTGCCTAAAGTCGGCTACCACACCTGATATCCTCTGCCTGTCAAAGGGACTATCAGGCGGTTGTTTGCCTTTAGCAGTCACGCTGGCGACAGAAGACATTTACCGCGCCTTCTACAGCGATGACATCCATAAAGCTTTCTTACACGGTCATTCATATACAGGAAATCCTCTTGCTTGCGCCACAGGAGTTGCTTCACTGGAATTGCTAGAACAAAACCCTGAATTTCGAGCAATAGAACACCAGCACCGCTACTACTTAGAGAAATGGCTAATCGGTCATCCCAAAGTTGAGCAGTTACGCACCTGCGGTACCATTGCTGCAATGGAGGTAAGAACAGAAGATCAAAGTAGTTATTTCAACGCGATTGGTCCAACCTTGCGATCGCGTTTCCTGGAGGAAGGATTTCTCCTGCGTCCTCTAGGCAACACCATCTACATCATGCCTCCCTACTGCATTACCCCAAATCAACTTGAGTCAATTTATCAAGCAATTCGCCGCGTGCTTGATACTCTCTAG
- a CDS encoding DUF2997 domain-containing protein gives METLEFVIYPDGRVQEKVNGIVGTTCADVTAAIEAELGQVVSHQPSSEFFNATLHQSAVATTQATFSEW, from the coding sequence ATGGAAACATTAGAATTTGTGATTTATCCAGATGGTCGGGTGCAGGAAAAAGTTAATGGAATCGTCGGGACGACCTGTGCTGATGTCACAGCGGCGATCGAAGCCGAATTAGGGCAGGTAGTGAGTCATCAACCAAGCTCAGAGTTTTTTAATGCAACGCTACACCAATCTGCCGTTGCGACGACACAAGCTACGTTTAGCGAGTGGTAA
- a CDS encoding DUF1257 domain-containing protein: MSHFSQIKTQIRNLNYLQAALSDLGVDWQSGPREVRGYRGQTRNAELTIEQENGYDVGFSWNGNEYELVADLQYWQQPWSVEGFLRQVTQRYAYQTVVKETARQGFQIAEQQKNEDGSIRLLVQRWSA, from the coding sequence ATGTCACACTTTAGCCAAATTAAAACTCAAATCCGTAATCTCAACTACTTGCAAGCTGCCCTCAGCGATTTGGGGGTTGACTGGCAATCCGGACCCAGAGAGGTACGTGGATATCGTGGTCAAACCCGCAATGCCGAACTCACTATTGAGCAAGAAAATGGTTACGACGTAGGTTTTAGCTGGAATGGCAACGAGTACGAATTAGTGGCAGACCTGCAATACTGGCAGCAACCTTGGTCAGTCGAAGGCTTCCTGAGGCAGGTAACACAACGTTACGCTTACCAAACAGTTGTAAAAGAAACTGCTCGCCAGGGCTTTCAAATTGCTGAGCAACAAAAAAATGAGGACGGTTCTATTCGGTTGTTAGTCCAACGCTGGAGTGCGTAA
- a CDS encoding ferredoxin, whose translation MSDFVPPTEQETERSHLEPELGGLLRDAAGRSGLEPELGGVVRQKGVYVDEVTCIGCKHCAHVARNTFYIEPDYGRSRAIRQDGDPEELIQEAIDTCPVDCIHWVAYTKLKKLEQERQYQVIPLIGYPVDEAVVAAHRRRKKQQLSRKKAKY comes from the coding sequence ATGTCTGATTTTGTGCCGCCGACGGAGCAGGAAACCGAGCGATCGCATTTGGAACCAGAGCTAGGTGGACTTTTGCGGGATGCTGCTGGTCGTTCTGGTCTAGAGCCAGAGTTAGGTGGTGTAGTACGTCAAAAAGGTGTCTATGTTGATGAAGTCACCTGCATCGGCTGCAAACACTGTGCCCATGTGGCTCGTAACACCTTCTACATTGAACCAGACTATGGGCGCTCCCGCGCCATCCGTCAGGATGGCGATCCAGAAGAACTCATTCAAGAAGCGATTGATACTTGTCCGGTCGATTGCATTCACTGGGTTGCTTACACCAAACTAAAAAAACTCGAACAAGAACGTCAGTATCAGGTGATTCCGCTGATTGGATATCCTGTAGACGAAGCTGTAGTTGCTGCTCATCGGCGTCGCAAAAAGCAACAATTATCCCGTAAGAAAGCTAAATATTAA
- a CDS encoding YiaA/YiaB family inner membrane protein, with translation MQDLGSQTHSTAWIVQAWASFIVALSATSVGIIYLPVDNWVKRFMGMGLAFSVGSTFSVAKTTRDLHAARKLAYRLDEARTEKILKEHNPLN, from the coding sequence ATGCAAGATTTAGGTTCGCAAACACACAGTACTGCTTGGATTGTCCAAGCTTGGGCTTCTTTCATTGTTGCCCTTTCTGCTACAAGTGTTGGAATTATTTACCTACCTGTAGACAACTGGGTCAAAAGGTTTATGGGTATGGGTTTAGCTTTCTCTGTTGGCTCTACTTTTAGCGTCGCCAAAACGACTAGAGATCTCCACGCAGCTAGGAAGCTTGCTTATCGTCTAGATGAAGCTAGAACAGAGAAAATACTGAAAGAGCATAATCCACTTAACTAA
- the rpsU gene encoding 30S ribosomal protein S21 encodes MTQVILGENEGIESALRRFKREVSKAGIFPDMRKHRHFETPIEKRKRKAIAKHKQRRNRRARY; translated from the coding sequence ATGACCCAGGTAATTCTTGGTGAAAACGAAGGAATTGAATCAGCATTGCGTCGATTCAAACGAGAAGTTTCTAAGGCGGGAATTTTCCCAGATATGAGAAAGCATCGTCACTTTGAAACACCGATTGAAAAACGCAAGCGTAAGGCGATTGCCAAGCATAAGCAGCGTAGGAACAGGCGTGCTCGCTATTAG
- a CDS encoding RNA-binding protein has protein sequence MSIYVGNLSYEVTQDDLTQIFAEYGTVKRVMLPTDRETGRLRGFAFVEMGTEAEETAAIEALDGAEWMNRDLKVNKAKPREERGSSPRGNWSNNNRSSRRY, from the coding sequence ATGTCAATTTACGTCGGTAACTTATCATACGAGGTCACTCAGGATGACCTTACCCAAATCTTTGCCGAATATGGAACTGTTAAGCGCGTGATGTTACCTACAGACCGAGAAACTGGTCGTCTGCGGGGTTTCGCCTTTGTAGAAATGGGAACAGAAGCAGAAGAAACTGCTGCTATTGAAGCGCTAGATGGTGCTGAGTGGATGAACCGCGATCTGAAGGTTAATAAAGCTAAGCCTCGCGAAGAAAGAGGTAGTTCTCCTAGGGGAAACTGGTCAAACAATAATCGGTCTTCTCGACGCTACTAA